The following is a genomic window from Verrucomicrobiia bacterium.
GCCCCTTCCAAACCGTCTGGTTGCCGGACGACGTGCGGGATCGGTGCCTCGCCCAGGTGCGTCAACGAGCCGATCAGAGCGGCTTCACCGCGGGCCCGATGATCTTCGAGGGCGATGCCCCGGCGGACCCCGGCGAAAACGAGGCCATGCGCAACCTCTGGAACGCCCCGGCCCCGCAGTCCGCACCCGCCGAGTCCCGCATCTGGCTGGGGGCACCCAATGCCATCAAGGGCCCCACCGAGGTCATCCTCGCCCGTCGCCGCGGCGATCACCTGCTCGTCGTCGGACAACGGGAGGAGTCCGCCACCGCCATCCTCGTCGGTGCCCTGGCCGCTCTCGGCGCCCAGTTCCCCCCGGGCCGGGCGAGGTTCCTCGTGCTCGACGGACACCCGCCCGAAGGTCGATCCCGGCAGGTCCTCGATTCACTCACAGGCGGCATGCCCCATGAGGTGGTGTCGGGTACCGTGGCCGATCTCGATGCAGTCCTCGAACGGGCGGGCGAATCGTTGCGCACGGCCATCCAGGGAGGAGAAGACGCACCCGGCCCAACCCACTTCCTCCTGCTTCACGGCCTGGAACATTTCCGGCGCCTCCGCGCTGACGACGATTTCGGGTACCGATCCAGCGATGCCCCGGCAACCCCCGCGGAACGTCTGAAATCCCTCCTCGACGAAGGGCCCGGGCATGGCTTCCACATCCTGGCAACCGTCGGGACCTACGCCGACGCCGTGCAGGCCCTGGGCCGCAAGACCCTGGCCGAGTTCGGATGGCGGGTGCTCTTCCAGATGGGGGCCAACGATTCGGCAAACCTCATCGACAGCCCCCAGGCCAGTCGCCTCGGACTCCACCGGGCCCTCCTCTACCAGGAACGCGCCGGCACCACGGAACTCTTCCGCCCCTACGCCCTGCCGGACGCATCCTGGATGGACGAGGCCCGCACGGCCCTGGCCAAACGTGCCCCCCATCGGTAGGCACCTGCCCTCTTCCCCGCCCCGCTACGCCCCGCTACGGTCACCCCATGCCCCCGGTCCCGGCCGTCGATCCCGACTTCATCCTCACCCTCCGCCACATCGTGGGCACCGATGGCGTCCTGTCCGATCCAGCCGAACTCCTCGTGTACGAGTGCGACGCCTACACCCTCGAACGGCGCCTGCCCCAACTGGTGGTCCTCCCACGATCCCCCGGCGAAGTCGCCGAAGTCGTCCGCGAATGCCATCGCCGCGCCTTCCCCATCATTCCCCGTGGCGCCGGCACCAGCCTCAGCGGTGCCGTCCTCGCCGTCGAAGGTGGCATCACCCTCGCCCTTACCCGCATGAACCGGGTGCTCCATATCGACCCCGTCCACCGCCGCGCCCTCGTCGAGGCCGGATGCGTCAATCTCCGCGTCAGCCAGGCCGCCGCCCCCCACGGTCTCCTCTACGCCCCGGACCCCTCCAGCCAAAGCGCCTGCACCATCGGCGGCAACATCGGCACCAACTCCGGCGGACCCCACACCCTCAAACTCGGCGTCACCACCCACCACGTCCTCGGCCTCGAACTCGTCCTCCCCGATGGCACCCCCGTCTGGCTCGGCACCGCCCCCGGCGAAGGCGAGGAGGACGACGGCATCGATCTGCGCGGCGTCGTCATCGGCGCCGAAGGAATGTTCGGCGTCGTCACCCGCGCCCTCCTCCGCCTCGTCCCCGCCCCCGCCGACTGGCGCACCCTCCTCGGCATCTTCGAGTCCGTCGAGGACGCCAGCCACGCGGTCAGCGACATCATCGCCGCCGGCATCGTTCCCGCCGCCCTCGAAATGATGGACCAACTCATCACCCGGGCCGTCGAGGACGCCTACCACGTCGGGTTCCCCCCCGATGCCGGGGCGGTCCTCATCGTGGAACTCGACGGCGATCCGCCCGGCCTCGAACCCCAGGCCGCGCAGATCGAGGAAATCTGCCGGCTCCACCGATGCCGCTCCATCCGGGCTGCCCGCGACGCCGCCGAACGCGCCGCCATCTGGAAATCCCGAAAACGCGCCTTCGGAGCCATCGGCCGGCTCAGCCCCAATTACCTCACCCAGGACGGCGTCGTCCCCCGCTCGCGCCTCCCGGAGATCATGCACTTCATCGCCCGCACCGCCGAACGCCACCGCCTCCGCATCCCCAACGTTTTCCACGCCGGCGACGGCAACATCCATCCCCTCGTCCTCTACGATGAATCCGATCCCGATCAGATCCGGCGCGCCGTCACCGCCGGACACGAGATCCTCGAACACTGCCTCGCCCTCGGCGGCAGCGTCAGCGGCGAACACGGCATCGGCGTCGAGAAAATCGACTTCATGAGCCGCCAGTTCGATGCCCCGTCCCTCGCTGCCATGCACCGGCTCCGCGATGTCTTCGACCCCGATCGCCGCTGCAACCCCCACAAGGTCCTCCCCGGCGGACGTCGCTGCCTCGACTTCTTCCCCAACCGTCAGGCGGCCGTCTGAACGCCTCGCCCGCCATGTCCGCCACCCCGATCGAACACCGGCCCGAGGACCTCACCTGCACCACCCCCTGCGACATCACCCTCGAAGCGCTCCAGCACACCCTTGCCGCCGCCCGCCAGTGGCTTCCCGTCGACCCCCCCCATCCCGGCCGGCGCACCGTCGGCAAGGTCATCTCGGAGAACCTTACCGGCCCCCATCGCCTCGGCTTCGGCACACTGCGCGACTACCTCATCGGACTGGATATCGACCTCGCCGACGGCACCCGCATCCGCTCGGGCGGCCAGGTGGTCAAGAATGTCGCGGGCTACGATCTTCACAAACTCTTCATCGGTTCCCGGGGCTCCCTCGGCACCCCGGTCCGCGCCACCTTCCGACTTCTTCCGCTTCCCGCAGCCCGCCACGCCGCGGGCCTGACCGCCCCGACGGTCGTCGAGGCCTTCCGGTTCGCCGCCGAAGCGTTCCGCCGCGTCCCCCTCCTCGTCGCCC
Proteins encoded in this region:
- a CDS encoding FAD-binding protein — protein: MPPVPAVDPDFILTLRHIVGTDGVLSDPAELLVYECDAYTLERRLPQLVVLPRSPGEVAEVVRECHRRAFPIIPRGAGTSLSGAVLAVEGGITLALTRMNRVLHIDPVHRRALVEAGCVNLRVSQAAAPHGLLYAPDPSSQSACTIGGNIGTNSGGPHTLKLGVTTHHVLGLELVLPDGTPVWLGTAPGEGEEDDGIDLRGVVIGAEGMFGVVTRALLRLVPAPADWRTLLGIFESVEDASHAVSDIIAAGIVPAALEMMDQLITRAVEDAYHVGFPPDAGAVLIVELDGDPPGLEPQAAQIEEICRLHRCRSIRAARDAAERAAIWKSRKRAFGAIGRLSPNYLTQDGVVPRSRLPEIMHFIARTAERHRLRIPNVFHAGDGNIHPLVLYDESDPDQIRRAVTAGHEILEHCLALGGSVSGEHGIGVEKIDFMSRQFDAPSLAAMHRLRDVFDPDRRCNPHKVLPGGRRCLDFFPNRQAAV
- a CDS encoding FAD-binding oxidoreductase translates to MSATPIEHRPEDLTCTTPCDITLEALQHTLAAARQWLPVDPPHPGRRTVGKVISENLTGPHRLGFGTLRDYLIGLDIDLADGTRIRSGGQVVKNVAGYDLHKLFIGSRGSLGTPVRATFRLLPLPAARHAAGLTAPTVVEAFRFAAEAFRRVPLLVALDVCRPGAADLACHVHARCAGTEPDVQDQSRRLAELGFLPIDPIRWDEQLWPDPSQPPTRSTVLPSHLPSATLDLGDRPFVARAGNGILLHSGPPVRRRREPPRFLLDRLKAAFDPEGHLPPLPE